One window of the Fusobacterium perfoetens genome contains the following:
- a CDS encoding Na/Pi cotransporter family protein, which produces MYLNIIFNVIGGLGIFLYGMENMSGGMQKLAGKKLKKILAALTTNRIMAVLIGIFVTMLVQSSSVSTVMTIGFVNASLLTLKQALGVILGANIGTTVTGWLLVLNIGKYGLPITGAAAISYVFFKSDKARTRALTVMGLGLIFLGLDLMSNGLKPIRTMPEFIELFKLFNADTYFGAVKVAIVGACITGIVQSSAATLGITITLAVQGLIDYPTAVALVLGENVGTTVTAFLASLGATTNAKRAAYAHTIINTVGVIWVTAIFPLYIKFLGHIVDVENNITFGIATAHTMFNVLNVFLFMPFTGPLSSFLTKIVKDSGKSDEKVTKLDKLMVGTPSVVVGQTKTEVLTMGQNIKEMMFALEETFAKNEMISDLKLTRLQKIENDLDLYQKEISDVNFLILNKDLTDSMREETRKNLEVCDEYETISDYLMRIGKSIRKIQDNDIEINEKARKTLFDLNENIEILFREINLAYETKDKERFIRAIKQSNEITEKFRQARSFHLANVKEGSSAVFSTSYMDILNHYRRIRDHIFNIIEVFTRL; this is translated from the coding sequence ATGTATTTAAACATTATCTTCAATGTTATTGGCGGACTGGGTATTTTCCTTTATGGGATGGAAAATATGTCAGGAGGTATGCAGAAATTAGCAGGAAAAAAACTTAAAAAGATACTTGCAGCACTTACAACAAACAGAATAATGGCAGTTTTGATTGGAATATTTGTAACGATGCTTGTACAGTCATCTTCAGTAAGTACAGTAATGACAATAGGGTTTGTTAATGCTTCTCTGCTTACATTAAAACAGGCTCTTGGAGTAATATTAGGAGCTAACATAGGTACAACTGTAACAGGATGGTTGTTAGTACTTAATATAGGAAAGTATGGGCTTCCTATAACAGGTGCTGCAGCAATATCTTATGTGTTCTTTAAGAGTGATAAAGCAAGAACAAGAGCACTTACAGTTATGGGGCTTGGTCTTATTTTCTTGGGACTTGACCTTATGAGTAATGGTCTTAAACCTATAAGAACTATGCCTGAGTTTATTGAGCTTTTTAAACTTTTTAATGCAGACACATATTTTGGTGCTGTAAAAGTTGCTATTGTAGGAGCATGTATAACAGGAATAGTTCAATCTTCAGCAGCAACTCTTGGTATAACAATAACACTTGCTGTGCAGGGACTTATTGATTATCCGACAGCAGTAGCACTTGTTCTGGGAGAAAATGTAGGAACTACAGTAACAGCATTTCTTGCTTCTCTTGGAGCAACTACAAATGCCAAAAGAGCAGCTTATGCTCATACTATTATAAATACAGTAGGAGTTATATGGGTAACAGCAATATTCCCGCTGTATATTAAATTCTTAGGACATATTGTTGATGTAGAAAATAATATAACATTTGGAATAGCAACAGCTCATACAATGTTTAATGTGTTAAATGTATTTTTATTTATGCCGTTTACAGGACCTCTTTCATCTTTTCTAACTAAAATAGTAAAAGACAGTGGAAAATCAGATGAAAAAGTTACTAAACTGGATAAATTGATGGTTGGAACTCCAAGTGTGGTTGTTGGACAGACAAAAACAGAAGTTCTTACAATGGGACAAAATATAAAAGAAATGATGTTTGCTCTTGAAGAAACTTTTGCAAAGAATGAAATGATTTCTGATTTAAAACTTACAAGATTACAGAAAATAGAAAATGATTTAGATCTTTATCAGAAAGAAATATCAGATGTAAACTTTCTTATCCTTAATAAAGATTTAACAGATTCAATGAGAGAAGAAACAAGAAAGAATCTAGAAGTTTGTGATGAGTATGAAACGATAAGTGATTATCTGATGAGAATAGGAAAATCTATTAGAAAGATTCAAGATAATGATATAGAGATAAATGAAAAAGCAAGAAAAACATTATTTGATTTAAATGAAAATATAGAAATTCTTTTCAGAGAAATTAATCTTGCATATGAAACAAAAGATAAAGAAAGATTTATAAGAGCAATTAAACAATCAAATGAAATTACAGAGAAGTTCAGACAGGCAAGAAGTTTCCATCTTGCAAATGTAAAAGAGGGTTCTTCAGCAGTATTCAGTACAAGCTATATGGATATCTTAAATCATTATAGAAGAATAAGAGACCATATATTTAATATCATAGAAGTATTTACAAGATTATAG
- a CDS encoding dicarboxylate/amino acid:cation symporter: MKKLGLLPKLILGIIIGIILGKMKVLVIVQLLATFNGLFGNFLGFVIPLIIIGFVAPGIGDLGGNAGKLLGVAVLVAYGSTVVSGSFAYLVDSTLFPSFLKAGSLAIDAANPEHALVGPLMKVAMPPIMDVMSALLIAFVIGLGIAASKGHTIKNVMNEFQGIVEGIIKVIIIPLLPFHIAGIFANMTYAGQVETILSVFAKVFGIIIIMHLLILLFQFTVGGMLNGANPITLLRNMVPAYMTAVGTQSSAATIPVTLAQTKKNGVNDGIAEFTIPLFATIHLSGSTITLTSCALAVMMLHDMPYTFGSFFGFILMLGVTMVAAPGVPGGAVMAALGLLESMLHFDQNLLSLMIALYLAQDSFGTACNVTGDGALSLIVNRIAGFKLEKK; encoded by the coding sequence ATGAAAAAACTTGGTTTATTACCTAAACTTATCCTTGGTATCATAATTGGTATCATACTTGGAAAAATGAAGGTATTGGTTATTGTTCAATTACTTGCTACATTCAACGGATTATTCGGTAACTTCTTAGGATTCGTTATCCCATTAATCATTATTGGTTTCGTTGCTCCTGGTATCGGAGATCTTGGTGGAAATGCTGGTAAACTTCTTGGTGTTGCTGTTTTAGTTGCTTATGGATCTACAGTTGTATCTGGTTCTTTTGCTTACTTAGTAGACAGTACTTTATTCCCTTCTTTCTTAAAAGCTGGATCTCTTGCAATAGATGCTGCTAACCCAGAACATGCTCTTGTTGGACCTCTTATGAAAGTTGCTATGCCACCTATCATGGATGTTATGTCAGCTCTTTTAATAGCTTTCGTTATAGGTTTAGGAATTGCTGCTTCTAAAGGACACACTATAAAAAATGTTATGAACGAATTCCAAGGAATCGTTGAAGGAATCATTAAAGTTATAATCATTCCTCTATTACCTTTCCATATCGCTGGTATATTTGCTAACATGACTTATGCTGGTCAAGTTGAAACTATCCTAAGCGTATTCGCAAAAGTATTTGGTATCATAATAATAATGCACCTTCTTATCTTATTATTCCAATTTACTGTTGGTGGTATGTTAAACGGTGCAAACCCTATAACTTTATTAAGAAACATGGTTCCTGCATACATGACTGCAGTTGGTACTCAATCTTCAGCTGCTACAATTCCAGTTACTTTAGCTCAAACTAAGAAAAACGGAGTTAACGATGGTATCGCTGAATTTACAATTCCATTATTCGCTACTATCCACTTATCAGGATCTACAATTACATTAACAAGCTGTGCTTTAGCAGTTATGATGTTACATGATATGCCTTATACATTTGGATCATTCTTCGGATTCATCTTAATGCTTGGTGTAACAATGGTTGCTGCTCCTGGAGTTCCTGGTGGTGCTGTAATGGCTGCTTTAGGATTACTTGAAAGCATGTTACACTTTGACCAAAACTTATTATCATTAATGATTGCTCTTTACTTAGCACAAGACAGTTTCGGTACTGCATGTAATGTAACTGGTGACGGTGCATTATCTCTAATTGTAAACAGAATTGCTGGATTTAAATTAGAAAAAAAATAA
- the hflX gene encoding GTPase HflX, with translation MISGNTNGIKDYILKELEATCEEKIERGKFLKKEIIEKISEISVKINKEISIAVDRNGKTVDINIGDNASAQLPSVEIKEKRLSGIRVIHTHPNGNSKLSDVDISALIELQLDAMIAVGVDSEGKVTGVGIAFCKVENNIIGYEEYRAASLESVEDYSYLDKVAEIEKDLRMREIQDENKDFAVLVGRESMESLEELKELADACEIETVDIILQKGNNIDKSFYIGKGKVIELARVKQIKGANLIVFDEELSGIQIRNLEDAIGCKVMDRTSLILEIFARRARTREAKIQVELAALKYRSTRLIGFGTSLSRVGGLGNRGLGETKLELDRRKIRENIHNLKEELEKIKKTRGTQREKREKSGMGKISLVGYTNVGKSTLRNLIVSTYCKENSSKTEDVFAKDMLFATLDTTVRVVELSDKKEVAIADTVGFIRKLPHDLVEAFKSTLEEVIFSDILIHVTDAHSENLFQEIQVVENVLKELGCENKPTILALNKSELVSSEKLEEIKEKLSKYEIIEISAKENKNIDKLLEMATARLPQTMKKAEYLIPYSDTSVSAYIHSNAMVEEEEFLGEGIKIVAVVDEKVYNKCRKYMISE, from the coding sequence ATGATAAGCGGCAACACAAATGGCATTAAAGACTATATTTTAAAAGAATTAGAGGCAACATGTGAAGAAAAAATTGAAAGAGGAAAATTTTTAAAAAAAGAGATTATAGAAAAAATTTCTGAAATCAGTGTAAAAATTAATAAAGAAATAAGCATAGCTGTGGATAGAAATGGTAAAACTGTGGATATAAACATAGGAGATAATGCCAGTGCACAGCTTCCAAGTGTTGAAATTAAAGAAAAAAGATTAAGTGGAATAAGAGTTATTCACACACACCCTAATGGAAATTCAAAATTATCTGATGTTGATATATCTGCTCTTATTGAACTTCAGCTAGATGCAATGATAGCTGTTGGTGTAGACAGTGAAGGGAAAGTCACAGGAGTAGGTATAGCTTTTTGTAAAGTTGAAAATAATATTATAGGTTATGAAGAGTATAGAGCAGCTAGTCTTGAAAGTGTGGAAGATTATAGTTATCTTGATAAGGTGGCAGAAATAGAAAAAGATCTTAGAATGAGAGAGATTCAAGATGAAAATAAAGATTTTGCAGTTCTAGTTGGAAGAGAAAGTATGGAAAGCCTAGAAGAACTAAAAGAACTTGCAGATGCTTGTGAAATAGAAACAGTTGATATAATTCTTCAAAAAGGAAACAATATAGACAAAAGTTTTTATATTGGAAAAGGAAAAGTTATAGAACTTGCTAGAGTAAAGCAGATAAAAGGGGCAAATCTTATAGTTTTTGATGAAGAACTTTCAGGGATACAAATAAGAAATCTGGAAGATGCTATAGGATGCAAAGTTATGGACAGGACATCTTTGATTCTTGAAATTTTTGCTAGAAGAGCTAGAACAAGAGAGGCAAAAATTCAGGTAGAACTGGCAGCACTTAAATATAGGAGTACAAGACTTATCGGATTTGGAACATCTCTTTCAAGGGTAGGAGGTCTTGGAAACAGAGGACTTGGAGAGACTAAACTGGAACTTGACAGAAGAAAAATAAGAGAGAATATTCATAATCTGAAAGAGGAACTTGAAAAAATCAAAAAAACAAGAGGAACTCAGAGAGAAAAAAGAGAAAAATCAGGAATGGGTAAAATTTCTCTTGTAGGATATACGAACGTAGGAAAGTCAACATTAAGAAATCTTATTGTAAGTACATATTGTAAAGAGAACAGCAGTAAAACAGAAGATGTTTTTGCAAAAGATATGCTTTTTGCTACTCTTGATACAACAGTGAGAGTTGTAGAACTTTCAGACAAAAAGGAAGTGGCAATAGCTGATACTGTTGGATTTATAAGAAAACTGCCTCATGATCTTGTGGAAGCCTTTAAATCTACTTTGGAGGAAGTAATTTTTTCAGATATTTTAATCCATGTTACAGATGCTCACAGTGAAAATTTATTCCAAGAAATTCAGGTTGTTGAAAATGTACTTAAAGAATTAGGTTGTGAAAATAAACCAACTATTCTTGCACTTAACAAGTCAGAACTTGTTTCTTCAGAAAAATTAGAAGAAATTAAAGAAAAATTATCAAAATATGAAATAATAGAAATAAGTGCAAAAGAAAATAAAAATATAGATAAGCTTCTTGAAATGGCAACAGCAAGACTTCCTCAGACAATGAAAAAAGCAGAATATCTTATTCCTTACAGCGATACATCAGTATCAGCATATATTCATAGCAATGCAATGGTAGAGGAAGAAGAATTCCTAGGAGAAGGAATAAAAATAGTAGCAGTTGTAGACGAAAAGGTTTATAATAAATGCAGAAAGTATATGATTTCAGAATAA